Proteins encoded in a region of the Papaver somniferum cultivar HN1 unplaced genomic scaffold, ASM357369v1 unplaced-scaffold_4662, whole genome shotgun sequence genome:
- the LOC113342716 gene encoding uncharacterized protein LOC113342716, translating into MSIQNGISPLPRSHLYALRDPNWNAAMLDEDNAMLKTNTWILVLCGFVDINVDGSLQRHKARLVANGKSQQIGVDYFGTFTPVVKPATIRTVLTIALHSPGLYIILMSRMHFFTGI; encoded by the coding sequence ATGTCCATTCAGAATGGGATCTCTCCATTGCCTCGTTCTCACTTATATGCTCTTAGGGACCCTAACTGGAATGCGGCCATGCTAGATGAAGATAATgctatgttgaaaactaacaCTTGGATACTTGTTCTATGTGGCTTTGTCGACATTAATGTCGACGGTTCTTTGCAGCGTCATAAGGCACGTCTTGTTGCAAATGGTAAATCCCAACAGATTGGAGTTGACTATTTTGGAACATTTACCCCGGTTGTAAAACCGGCTACTATTCGTACTGTTCTCACTATTGCGCTTCACTCTCCTGGCCTATACATCATCTTAATGTCAAGAATGCATTTCTTCACGGGGATTTGA